ATTTGTCCACGCGAAGTACATCGTCGTCGACTCCGAAAGCGCGGTAGTTACCTCGGAGAACTGGGTGAGCCACTCAGTCTCGCCCGAAGCCGCAGGACCGAGAGGCTGGGGGGTCGTAGTTGAGAGCGAGGGGGTCGCCGGGAGGCTCGAAGACGTCTTCCGTAACGACACCGACGAAGGCTGGTACTCTGTCAGAAACTGGTCGGAGTCGTCACCGAGCCGTATAGAAGGGGGTTCTGAGGAGGAGTCCGAATCGGAGTACGAGACCCGGGGAACCGGCTTCGGCACCCAGACCTTCGAAGAAGCCGAGGTAGGAGTCGTACTCTCGCCCGACTCGTCGGTCGAACCCGTCGTCGAGATGATCGACTCAGCCGACGAGACGGTCTATGTTCAGCAGGCGTACATACGTGACCCCGAGACGAATCCCTATCTGAACCAGGTCGTCGAAGAGGCGCGCGAGGGGACACAGGTACGTGTCCTCCTCGACGGTAGATGGTTCGCACGTGAGGAGAACCAAGCTATAGCCGACAGACTCAATTCGATCGGTGAAGAAGAAGGTGTAGACATAGAGGCACGCGTATCCGAGACAGCCGTACACAACAAGGGTGTAGTCGTAGACGGAGAGGAGGTTCTGGTTTCGAGTATCAACTGGAACCTCAACTCGATAAACAACAACAGGGAGGTCGGCGTGGTAGTAGACGACAACGAGACGGCTTCCTACTTTGAGAGGGTCTTCAAGTCGGACTGGAAGACTAGCAAGCGCGCTAACCCAAGCGGAACGGTTCTAGGTCTCGTACGCCCGAATATCGTCGAGATACTTCTTATCCTCATAACCGCGGGCATCTCTGTCTGGCTGGGTCTGAAGTACGTCTATGACTACGACTAGTTCCTTCTCCTTCCGAAGCCGGGGTACGGCGGCGGCGATCTCTTATGCGCCGAAGCCTCGTACATCTTCTCAAACCTCTCGACAGTCTCGACCTCTACATCTACCTCGTCGGCTGTCTCCCCGACGGATAGACCTCTATCGACGAGACATCTCAGGACGTCGTCTATCGTGTCGTAGGTCGCGCCTAGCTCCGACTCGTCTGTCTGTCCCTCCCAGAGACCCGCTGTGGGAGTCTTCTCGACGAAGTGCTCGTCGACACCGAGATGTCTTGCTACGTCCCTGACCTCCGACTTATACAGACCTCCGAGTGGGAGTATGTCGACGGCTCCGTCGCCGTACTTCGTGAAGTAGCCTATCAGAAGCTCAGTCCGGTTTCCGGTTCCAAGAACGAGGAGATCCCTCTGGTTGGCTTCGAGGTACTCGAAGACCATACGTGACCTCGCGCGGACGTTTCCGACCGCCTCCTTCTTGGGTTCGTACTCGACCGAGTCGACGAAGGACTCGACGACGGGCTCTATGTTCACCTCCTTCTTCTCTATACCGAGGCTGTCAGCGATTCTGTGTGCGTCACGTATGTTGTGTTCGTCGCTCGGCTCACCCGGCATCACCATTCCGACGACAGCCTCCTCTCCGAGAGCCTCGACAGCCACAGCCGCCGACGCAGTCGAGTCTATCCCCCCGCTGAGTCCGACTACGACGCCGTCGGCTCCCGCCTCTTCTACCTTACTCGTGATGAAGTCGGTTATGGTGTCGACCGCCTCGGCGGTGTCGGTACTCGGTGTCTCTGTCTCTCTCTCCATGATACGACATGGATCTCAGCGTATATAATATATTGTCTCTGTCTCAGTCACTGCGTCCGTGTAGAGCGGTTACGCCTACGACGACGAGGAGAGCCACGATAGCCGCCGGTACCCCGAATCCCGGGAGACCCACGCCGCCTTCACCACCGTCGTCGATTCCAAGCTCCGACCTGAGCTCCTGATTGCGCTGACGTACTGTCTCCGACGTGTTCTTGAGCCTCGCGTTCTCCGACTCCACAGCCTCGACACGGCTTTCGAGTCGGGAGTTGGTCTGACTGAGATCCTCGACACGT
This sequence is a window from Candidatus Afararchaeum irisae. Protein-coding genes within it:
- a CDS encoding phospholipase D-like domain-containing protein — protein: MRGTEAYTRPTLFLIIATVVLAGLPVGVSASPGLGEVYPNPYAEGDAGEYVGVDTDGTNLTDWKVTDGEDTVRLPERSYAGRVYLGGEKPKTVGGLGLELANSGDEVRLVNPEGEAVDEVVYGEDDSLDPNEGEILVKEDRDWEIRTLGATDFEYSDFDADSVTGFVAPDSSAEAVSRAIESADERLLVSGYEFDSEYIARLLTEAEEKGVEVEVLVEGSPAGGFEADDSEVLGSMASEGVEVDVVEGERRRYRFVHAKYIVVDSESAVVTSENWVSHSVSPEAAGPRGWGVVVESEGVAGRLEDVFRNDTDEGWYSVRNWSESSPSRIEGGSEEESESEYETRGTGFGTQTFEEAEVGVVLSPDSSVEPVVEMIDSADETVYVQQAYIRDPETNPYLNQVVEEAREGTQVRVLLDGRWFAREENQAIADRLNSIGEEEGVDIEARVSETAVHNKGVVVDGEEVLVSSINWNLNSINNNREVGVVVDDNETASYFERVFKSDWKTSKRANPSGTVLGLVRPNIVEILLILITAGISVWLGLKYVYDYD
- a CDS encoding NAD+ synthase, whose translation is MERETETPSTDTAEAVDTITDFITSKVEEAGADGVVVGLSGGIDSTASAAVAVEALGEEAVVGMVMPGEPSDEHNIRDAHRIADSLGIEKKEVNIEPVVESFVDSVEYEPKKEAVGNVRARSRMVFEYLEANQRDLLVLGTGNRTELLIGYFTKYGDGAVDILPLGGLYKSEVRDVARHLGVDEHFVEKTPTAGLWEGQTDESELGATYDTIDDVLRCLVDRGLSVGETADEVDVEVETVERFEKMYEASAHKRSPPPYPGFGRRRN